Genomic DNA from Fusobacteriaceae bacterium:
AAAATGGGGATGCCCACGCCGACGCCTATGCCTGTGGAGCAACCTGTCATGAGCATGGACAGCAGAATGAGACCGATTGCCGTTTTCGTGATCAATCCGGATCGTTTCATCGTGATACCTCCGCTTCAAAAGGGTTTTTGCGCGAAAATTGTGTATAGGAATATTTTAGCATGTTTGTGGCTTTTTGGCAATAAAAAACACGCGCGGGTCCAAAAGGAGGCGGCGTGTATTTTTTCTTCGGTCAGGCCTGTTCTTCCAACAGGAAATCCAAGATATTCCGGATTTTGATCCCGCGATAATCTTTGAAGGGCAGGCGGTCCATGGTCAGGACCACTTTTTCGTGGTTGTCATTCAGTTTTTCCAGCGGTCTCACTTCCCGCTCCAGTGTTGCGGGGTCCATGACGGACGCGACCACCTGGCAATAAATCAATTCATCGAGATTCTTTGCCACAAAATCAATCTCAAGGTCGTCGGACTTTCCGACATTGACCCGATATCCGCGACGCAGCAACTCGAAATACACAACATTTTCCAAAAGTCTGCCGTAATCGCGGCTGCCGTCCGACAAGAGCAGCGTCCGGATCCCCGAATCCGTCAGGTAATACTTGGCCTGGGTCTTCAAAAGCAGCTTGCCCTTGAGGTCATAGCGGGACGCCTTGTAAATGATAAAGGCCTCTTCAAGGTGGTGCAAATAGTTTTCGACAGTCTCGCTGGACGTCTTCTGTCCGGCGCTCGAGAGGTAATCGCTGATTTTTTTTGCCGAAACGGGATTGCCGATGTTGTCCGCGAGATATTTCATCAGGTTTTCCAGCAAAGGCGGGTCTTTGATGATGTTGCGAGTGATGACGTCCTTCATGAGGATCGTGTTGTAGACGCCGGAAAGGAAATCCATATTGGCGCGAGGCGTCTCTACAATGTCAATCCTGCCCGGGAAACCGCCATATTCCAGATAATCGGCAAAAGCGCGCGCGGTATCGCCGCCGGCGGCGAAGTCGATAAAATCGAGATATTCCTTGAAGGAGAGGGGAAGCATTTTGATTTCGACGTAACGTCCTGTCAGGTATGTCGAGATTTCTGAGGACAGCAGTTTCGCGTTGGAACCGGTCAGGTAAATATCCAGGTCCGGACTCAGGAAAAGGGCGTTAACGGTGATTTCCCAATCGGGGATCCGCTGAATTTCATCGAGCAGGAGATAATATTTTTCTCCTTTTTCCGCAGTCTGCTCCTCAATCAGGGCGTACAGGGTCTTGTGGTCCATGCCGTCATAGCGGAATTCCTCAAAGTTGTGTTTTATGATCTGACCTTCTTTTACGCCGCTTTCCAGCAAATGCGCCCTGAAAAGGTCAAGCAGCATGGATTTGCCTGAACGTCTAATGCCTGTGACGACTTTGATCATGTGCTTGTTCACAAAGGGGGAAAGTTTTTTGAGATAGACGGGACGATTTTTCATATGCTCACCTCTTTTTCAAGTATAACTGAAAAAGTTGGAAAAAGCAAGAAGTTTTTCGGTTGTAACTGAAAAAGTTCTGAAAATCCAGAAGTTTTTCGGTTGTGGCTGAAAAAGTTTTTGGGCCAACTCTGGCCTAGCTAAGTGAGCGTAAGATATGTGCTAAAATTTCGACTTTGTTGCTATAAGCGAGTGCT
This window encodes:
- a CDS encoding ATP-binding protein, whose product is MKNRPVYLKKLSPFVNKHMIKVVTGIRRSGKSMLLDLFRAHLLESGVKEGQIIKHNFEEFRYDGMDHKTLYALIEEQTAEKGEKYYLLLDEIQRIPDWEITVNALFLSPDLDIYLTGSNAKLLSSEISTYLTGRYVEIKMLPLSFKEYLDFIDFAAGGDTARAFADYLEYGGFPGRIDIVETPRANMDFLSGVYNTILMKDVITRNIIKDPPLLENLMKYLADNIGNPVSAKKISDYLSSAGQKTSSETVENYLHHLEEAFIIYKASRYDLKGKLLLKTQAKYYLTDSGIRTLLLSDGSRDYGRLLENVVYFELLRRGYRVNVGKSDDLEIDFVAKNLDELIYCQVVASVMDPATLEREVRPLEKLNDNHEKVVLTMDRLPFKDYRGIKIRNILDFLLEEQA